Part of the Bacteroidales bacterium genome, AAATCCGCCCGTTTTTCATCGGGAAGACAAAAATCAAGAAATGATTTTTTAATAAATTTAATATGCGGATATTTTTTTCTGGCAATTTTCAGCATTTCAGCAGACCGATCAAAGCCGATCGCCGGTCCAAGTGAAGCAAGCAGATTTGTAAGCCGCCCGGTTCCGCAACCAGCATCAACTATAAGCGATGGATTGATTTTCTTGCGTCGCAATACTTTCTCCGCAAACTTATACCATTTACAATACCAAAGATCAGGTATCAATAAATCGTAATATTTGGCAATATGTTTATATGGTTTTTCCATAGCTATTATAAGTATAAAAGAAAAAGGGAAAGAAAAAAAGGGCAACTTCGCGTTTATTACGCTGGGTTGCCCTGAGATTATTTGAGTCATTTTGTTTTGACGCCTTTTCTGACATGGCCGGGTTGATAGGATGTATTATGAATCCGTGAAGATGTCTTCGACTTCTGCTGAACCGCGAACAGAAAAGCCGTATTTCTCAAAAAGCGGAGCAACGACCTCTTTGTGAAATTTAATTACTTGCGCACAAGCATATTCATCCTTGGCGCGTATATCTCCGGTGAGCCGATGCGCAACTGCCCGGCACCCGGTTCCGCAAATTGCTAATGATGGACAATCCCTACATTCACTGACTTCCGCAATCTTCATCGTTTTTACCGACTGCATCTTATTGCTGGTCCAGATTTGGTGAATAGGAATTTCACGAATGTTGCCCGCCACGATGTAATCAAAATAACCGCAAGGGGTAACATCACCGTTAGCCTTAATGGAGCAGCGGTTTTTGTGGTAGAGGCAGGCTATGTCGCCGGGTTGATACAACTTGATCTTTTTATAGACTATTTCGGTCCTGAAAAGCAATTCGAATTCCACCTCGATTGGAGCCGTAAATCCCTCGTTGCTGACCGTAACGTCCTGAAGGTGGATGTCGAGCAGTGCTGCGTAAGCCGCGAGCACGTTGTCCCATTGTGGTTTCAACGCCGGTTGTGTTTCTTTATATCTCCCGATTGGCTTAGGAACCGCAATTCTCCATTGAGAAACATTCATTCGTTTCAGCAGCTGATACATCGCGGGAAGCTCGCTCAAATTCTTCTGGTGCAAACTCGTATTTATAGTAACGGGAACGCCCGCGCTAGCGAACATTTCAATCGCTCTGATCGCGGCGGCGTGGGTCACGTTGCTGTTTATATCTCCGCCACGGATCATGGAGTGGGAATATGGCGTTAAACCATCTAGGCTGATATAGATCCGGGTGAATTGCGGCAACGACGAAATAAATGAGACGAAATCCTTCTCGATTTCCAGGCCGTTGGTAAAAAACGAGCCTAAACGCATGTTGCGCGCGACAATTCCTTCAATTATTTTTCTGATATCATCTCGAAGAATCGGTTCTCCGCCGGTTACGGCAACGTCTCGCACATTCATTGCCGCCAAATCATCAAGCACTGCATATATTTCATCAAGCGATAAGTCCTTGCCGCGCTTCTCCTTATAAAAATCGCTGACATAACAATGGTGGCATCGGAGATTGCATAGCGACGTGATATCAAAAAGGACCCCTTCAAGATATGGGTTTACAGAAGGTAGATCAACGATGCGTTTTTGCGGGCTCGCAAGCGATTCAAGACATCCCTCTGTTTCCAGTTTCCCTACGAATGTCGTGACGATTGCCCGGCTTTCTTCATCAAACTCCGAAAGAATGTCGTTCAGGGTTCTCGTACCATCCAGCAGAAAAACCAACTCGGCCTGTTCTGCATCCAGAAAAAATTCCTCTGCAGTCTTATTGTCAAACAGGCACCGGAACGTATCATACTTTAGCACCCGGAAATTATCCCGCAACCTGAGATATCCCGTCACGCGTCACCTCCTTTTTAAAGGTGGGAGTGAGCCGGCACAGCGGCTCACTCCCGTCTCGCGTTACTTGTTGTTGTTGTTCAGGGTTGCCTTCATGTTGACCACCCGACGTAGAGGAGCCAGTGTGCCGGTCCTGAGCTTCTTCATGC contains:
- a CDS encoding radical SAM protein — its product is MTGYLRLRDNFRVLKYDTFRCLFDNKTAEEFFLDAEQAELVFLLDGTRTLNDILSEFDEESRAIVTTFVGKLETEGCLESLASPQKRIVDLPSVNPYLEGVLFDITSLCNLRCHHCYVSDFYKEKRGKDLSLDEIYAVLDDLAAMNVRDVAVTGGEPILRDDIRKIIEGIVARNMRLGSFFTNGLEIEKDFVSFISSLPQFTRIYISLDGLTPYSHSMIRGGDINSNVTHAAAIRAIEMFASAGVPVTINTSLHQKNLSELPAMYQLLKRMNVSQWRIAVPKPIGRYKETQPALKPQWDNVLAAYAALLDIHLQDVTVSNEGFTAPIEVEFELLFRTEIVYKKIKLYQPGDIACLYHKNRCSIKANGDVTPCGYFDYIVAGNIREIPIHQIWTSNKMQSVKTMKIAEVSECRDCPSLAICGTGCRAVAHRLTGDIRAKDEYACAQVIKFHKEVVAPLFEKYGFSVRGSAEVEDIFTDS